The following coding sequences lie in one Sorghum bicolor cultivar BTx623 chromosome 6, Sorghum_bicolor_NCBIv3, whole genome shotgun sequence genomic window:
- the LOC8067738 gene encoding uncharacterized protein LOC8067738, with the protein MSVIAHGLILTQTFVAKGVQELILVNRPWPLDVPLPAALLGVATLTRLYLGLWKFPDTSALRQSKSGADAVFPHLRELVLCSVVVESSDMNFLLAGSPVLENFGIVGIREKAMMRLRLVGQHLKCAQILMSAMSSVAVVDTPSLERLILWESKACDNSCIRLKIGKATKLRILGYLSPGIHTLEIRNTVINAGIKATPSTIVPGIKILGLNLRFGVCNDSKMLPTFLRCFPNVEILHIVSKKTDKVAGKINLKFWQEAGPI; encoded by the exons ATGTCCGTCATCG CTCATGGACTTATACTAACACAGACGTTCGTCGCCAAGGGCGTCCAGGAGCTCATCCTCGTCAACCGCCCGTGGCCGCTCGATGTGCCTCTCCCGGCCGCGCTCCTCGGCGTCGCCACCCTCACTCGCCTCTACCTTGGTCTCTGGAAATTCCCGGACACCTCCGCTCTTCGACAGAGTAAGAGTGGTGCGGACGCGGTGTTCCCGCACCTCCGCGAGCTCGTCCTCTGCTCGGTGGTGGTGGAGAGCAGTGACATGAACTTCCTCCTCGCCGGGAGCCCCGTCCTGGAGAACTTTGGCATAGTGGGAATCAGGGAGAAGGCGATGATGCGCCTCCGCCTCGTCGGCCAGCATCTCAAGTGTGCGCAGATCCTCATGTCCGCTATGAGCAGCGTCGCCGTGGTGGACACCCCGAGCCTCGAGCGGCTCATCCTGTGGGAATCCAAGGCGTGCGACAACTCTTGCATTAGGCTAAAGATTGGCAAAGCCACCAAGCTGCGCATACTTGGATACTTGAGTCCTGGAATTCACACGCTGGAGATCCGGAACACCGTCATCAAT GCTGGGATAAAGGCGACACCAAGCACCATAGTTCCAGGCATCAAGATCTTGGGTTTAAACTTGCGCTTCGGAGTCTGCAATGATTCCAAGATGTTACCGACTTTCCTCAGATGCTTTCCCAACGTTGAGATACTGCATATTGTG TCGAAAAAAACCGATAAAGTCGCTGGCAAGATCAACCTCAAGTTCTGGCAGGAGGCCGGTCCCATTTAA
- the LOC8067739 gene encoding senescence-specific cysteine protease SAG39 — translation MATHHSSAFLLAAIVAFAGALSTALAARDLGDQAMVARHDEWMAKYGRVYSDAAEKARRFEVFKANVVFIESVNAGNHKFELEANQFADLTDDEFRATWTGYRPRRPAAAASSRKATGFRYANVSLADVPTSVDWRTKGAVTPIKDQGECGCCWAFSAVASMEGAVKISTGKLVSLSEQELVDCDVNGMDQGCEGGEMDDAFEFVVDNGGLTTESKYPYTGSDGNCNSDEAKNDAASITGYEDVPANDETSLRKAVANQPVSVAVDGGDNLFRFYKGGVLSGACGTELDHGIAAVGYGVAGDGTKFWLMKNSWGTSWGEAGYIRMERDIADDEGLCGLAMQPSYPTA, via the coding sequence ATGGCTACTCACCACTCGTCGGCTTTCCTCTTGGCCGCCATCGTCGCCTTCGCCGGCGCTCTGAGCACCGCTCTGGCGGCGCGCGACCTCGGCGACCAGGCCATGGTGGCGAGGCACGATGAGTGGATGGCCAAGTACGGCCGCGTCTACAGCGACGCGGCGGAGAAGGCGCGGCGGTTCGAGGTGTTCAAGGCCAACGTCGTCTTCATCGAGTCCGTCAACGCCGGGAACCACAAGTTCGAGCTGGAGGCCAACCAGTTCGCCGACCTCACCGACGACGAGTTCAGGGCCACCTGGACCGGTTACAGGCCcaggcggccggcggcggcggcgagcagcCGGAAAGCGACGGGGTTCAGGTACGCCAATGTCAGCCTCGCCGACGTTCCGACGTCCGTGGACTGGAGGACGAAAGGCGCCGTCACGCCCATCAAGGACCAAGGCGAGTGTGGGTGCTGCTGGGCGTTCTCCGCCGTGGCGTCCATGGAGGGCGCCGTGAAGATCAGCACGGGGAAGCTCGTCTCGCTCTCGGAGCAGGAGCTCGTCGACTGCGACGTCAACGGCATGGACCAGGGCTGTGAGGGCGGCGAGATGGACGACGCGTTCGAGTTCGTCGTCGACAATGGCGGGCTCACCACCGAGAGCAAGTACCCGTACACGGGCTCTGATGGTAACTGCAACTCCGACGAGGCCAAGAACGACGCCGCGTCCATCACGGGATACGAGGACGTGCCGGCCAACGACGAGACCTCCCTGCGGAAGGCGGTGGCCAACCAGCCTGTGTCGGTCGCCGTCGACGGAGGGGACAACCTCTTTAGGTTCTACAAGGGCGGCGTCCTCTCTGGCGCGTGTGGAACGGAGCTCGATCATGGCATCGCCGCCGTCGGGTACGGCGTCGCCGGCGACGGCACCAAGTTCTGGCTGATGAAGAACTCGTGGGGGACGTCGTGGGGCGAGGCTGGGTACATCCGGATGGAGAGGGACATCGCCGACGACGAGGGTCTGTGCGGCCTCGCCATGCAGCCTTCCTACCCGACAGCCTAG